Proteins from one Brevibacillus humidisoli genomic window:
- a CDS encoding MBL fold metallo-hydrolase: protein MRIIREATIVQITFLPRFFPVNCYLIEESDGLTLIDAALPYSAASILQAADQIGKPITRILLTHAHDDHVGALDTLKERLPEVPVHISQRDARLMSGDRSLDPDEPNTPIRGGVPKRLKTRADVLLQDGDQIGSLLAVSAPGHTPGSFAFLDTRNNALIAGDAFQTRAGLAVTGQLRPWFPFPALATWNKQFALDSAFKLRELRPSLLAVGHGRMLIDPVSLIDLAIAEAERNLAYLQQKGV, encoded by the coding sequence ATGCGCATCATTCGCGAAGCGACGATCGTACAGATCACCTTTCTGCCCCGATTTTTTCCCGTCAATTGCTATCTGATCGAGGAGTCGGACGGTTTGACGCTGATTGATGCAGCTCTTCCGTATAGTGCCGCAAGCATTCTGCAAGCAGCCGACCAGATTGGAAAACCCATTACCCGCATCCTGCTAACCCATGCCCACGACGATCATGTGGGTGCGCTGGATACGCTAAAAGAGCGATTGCCGGAGGTGCCGGTACATATCTCCCAGCGGGATGCCCGATTGATGAGCGGTGATCGTTCGCTGGACCCGGATGAACCGAATACTCCCATACGTGGCGGTGTGCCAAAACGGTTGAAAACACGGGCAGATGTGTTGCTCCAGGACGGAGATCAGATTGGTTCCTTGCTTGCGGTATCCGCACCAGGGCATACACCTGGCTCGTTTGCTTTTCTCGACACACGGAACAACGCTCTTATCGCCGGTGACGCGTTTCAAACCAGGGCTGGTCTTGCGGTCACGGGACAGCTGCGGCCGTGGTTTCCGTTCCCTGCCCTCGCCACCTGGAATAAACAGTTTGCACTTGATAGTGCGTTTAAACTGCGTGAGCTGCGACCGTCCCTGCTCGCCGTTGGTCACGGCCGGATGCTGATTGATCCGGTATCCTTGATCGATCTGGCGATTGCCGAAGCAGAACGAAATCTTGCCTATCTCCAACAGAAAGGAGTTTGA
- a CDS encoding DUF485 domain-containing protein: protein MPLPREKLQDRMDGLAFGELLRKKKRFIIPTTLFFLVFYYMLPILTAYTDLLDGKAVGPINWAYLYAFAQFVMTWTICLLYVKKARTFDRLTEQVKQEMMRAPAERE, encoded by the coding sequence ATGCCGTTGCCTAGAGAGAAACTGCAGGATCGCATGGATGGCTTAGCTTTTGGCGAACTCCTGCGAAAGAAAAAACGTTTCATCATTCCGACAACGCTGTTCTTCTTGGTTTTTTACTACATGCTGCCTATCCTGACCGCTTATACCGACTTGCTCGACGGAAAAGCGGTAGGCCCGATCAACTGGGCCTATCTTTACGCCTTTGCCCAATTCGTGATGACCTGGACGATCTGCCTGCTCTATGTGAAAAAAGCACGGACATTTGATCGGTTGACGGAACAGGTAAAGCAAGAGATGATGCGTGCACCGGCAGAGCGGGAGTAG
- a CDS encoding serine hydrolase domain-containing protein — MNLKHINMNERMKYYRVPGVSLALINDGKLHLAEGYGVLEGKTNRSVTTHSVFHACSISKLATAMLVLRFIEQGILDLDENVNKQLISWKVPDNHHTNQKQVTLRTLLSHQAGFIDPEGSFREHDSEQNIPTMLSLLEGRTSSCPEPISLKYQPGSDFQYSDAGFCVIQQLVEDVTRKSFQQVIKEFIFEPLQMNNSTSEWAIPDTGHDRFACGHNQNGSVIEGKYPIYPYQAAAGLWSTPTDLAMLVIEIMDSLKGKGKLGLSPKLINEMITPQGCSPWTGLGLFLDSSAQELEISSLGWGVGFQSIVIAYPYAGTGAVMMTNADLGVHQTKGIIGEIAASLHHSFCKK; from the coding sequence ATGAACCTCAAGCACATAAACATGAACGAACGGATGAAGTATTACCGTGTACCTGGTGTCAGCCTAGCCTTGATCAATGATGGCAAACTTCATTTGGCAGAAGGCTATGGAGTGTTGGAGGGAAAAACCAATCGGTCCGTTACCACCCATTCTGTTTTTCATGCCTGTTCCATAAGCAAGCTAGCCACGGCCATGCTCGTATTGAGATTCATCGAACAAGGCATCCTTGACCTGGATGAGAATGTGAATAAACAGTTGATATCTTGGAAAGTCCCTGACAATCATCATACGAATCAGAAACAAGTTACCTTGCGAACACTGCTGAGTCATCAAGCGGGGTTCATTGATCCCGAAGGAAGTTTTCGTGAACATGATTCGGAGCAGAACATCCCAACCATGCTTTCCCTTCTGGAGGGCAGGACATCATCCTGTCCGGAACCAATCAGCTTGAAGTATCAGCCTGGAAGTGACTTTCAATATTCAGACGCAGGATTTTGCGTGATCCAGCAGCTTGTGGAGGATGTTACCAGAAAGTCTTTTCAACAAGTGATCAAAGAATTTATATTTGAACCGCTGCAGATGAACAACAGCACATCTGAATGGGCGATACCGGACACGGGACATGATCGGTTTGCCTGCGGGCACAATCAAAATGGGAGCGTCATAGAAGGCAAATACCCTATATACCCATATCAAGCTGCTGCTGGTCTGTGGTCCACGCCTACCGATCTGGCCATGCTGGTCATCGAAATCATGGATTCTCTAAAAGGAAAGGGCAAACTAGGGCTTTCCCCAAAACTGATCAACGAAATGATTACGCCACAAGGCTGTTCACCGTGGACGGGACTTGGTCTTTTTCTGGACAGCTCGGCTCAAGAACTTGAGATCTCCTCCCTTGGCTGGGGCGTCGGATTTCAAAGCATAGTGATCGCATACCCGTATGCAGGCACAGGTGCTGTGATGATGACAAATGCTGATTTAGGCGTTCACCAAACCAAAGGGATCATAGGAGAAATCGCTGCATCACTGCACCACAGCTTCTGTAAAAAGTGA
- a CDS encoding DNA internalization-related competence protein ComEC/Rec2, with protein sequence MGKERHSYFLYSICAVTGIVAAAYSPVYLFFSTAGVVLGLLLLARQRMAVLCLSVVLCAGGYFYLYDSWHASSLTRYADGATSLEVTGRIASPPERDGDTVRLFLDVGAYQVAGRHRALFPAERVACRIKLDAEEQISVVERWRTGHQLTASVQLQLPDGARNPNAFDYARYLRWQGVYVTAKGSFAQTQVEVDNSNLFGWFETWQQHLAKRLDLLFADSSVSGFMKSLLLGLRDEVEPRLADTYADLGLIHVLAISGLHVTLVSAGFLWLMERLGLTREWSLVAAILFIAGYVLLVGASPSAVRAGLMGGLGLWAVRARKQIEIRQLWGIALLLMLLCNPYQLWQVGFQLSFCVTLGLILYVPILMESPLPRSSWLRSSMAVATSAALVSFPFLIYWFHQFSPLSWLLNLLVVPLLSLIVLPAGYAALVVSFLFPPLGSLIGQLVNGLLPHLHHGLSWLHDRSLPFSHWPHPHWWWLAGYAIWLISIPIGWHLGYQRRRDFLVYGTVFCLLLVAARQPLDGTDEVRITFLDVGQGDSIVVEVTNETVYLIDGGGIVRIGQTERWREKKDPFDPGKDIVVPYLRSRGIEQIDRLVATHGDQDHIGGLPAVAARMPIAAALLNGTPPSRGDRELLASLARRGVPLVTGQPGVSWEDVPGVVWTWLSPDGSNMSGKGEKNDASVVLLLTAYGTRVLFTGDIEQAAEERLLHSYSPLLSTVDVLKVAHHGSKTSTTAAFLERMQPQAAVISVGRNNRYGHPSSDVLARLEEAGTTVFRTDRHGAITLILRPDGMEWQIQNKVYGLQPFRAASRQ encoded by the coding sequence ATGGGAAAAGAGCGCCATTCGTATTTCTTATACAGCATTTGTGCCGTGACCGGCATCGTTGCCGCGGCCTATTCTCCTGTTTATCTCTTTTTTTCGACTGCAGGAGTGGTGCTAGGCCTTCTGCTGCTGGCCCGACAGCGCATGGCGGTGCTGTGCCTCTCCGTAGTTCTCTGTGCGGGAGGGTACTTCTATCTCTATGACAGTTGGCACGCTTCCTCCCTTACTCGTTATGCAGATGGCGCGACTTCCCTGGAGGTGACCGGGCGGATCGCTTCGCCACCCGAGCGCGACGGCGACACGGTCCGCCTGTTTCTCGATGTGGGCGCTTACCAGGTTGCCGGGCGACACAGAGCGTTGTTTCCGGCAGAACGGGTAGCTTGCCGCATCAAGTTGGACGCAGAGGAACAGATATCCGTCGTCGAGCGCTGGCGTACGGGCCATCAACTGACTGCTTCTGTCCAGCTGCAGCTTCCCGACGGTGCCCGCAACCCTAACGCTTTTGACTACGCCCGTTACCTGCGCTGGCAGGGGGTCTATGTAACGGCAAAAGGCAGTTTTGCCCAGACACAAGTGGAGGTAGACAACAGCAACCTCTTTGGCTGGTTTGAGACATGGCAGCAGCATCTCGCCAAACGATTGGACTTGCTGTTTGCCGACTCGTCTGTCTCTGGATTTATGAAATCGCTGCTGCTGGGACTACGGGATGAGGTAGAGCCGCGGCTTGCTGACACGTATGCCGATCTGGGCTTGATCCACGTATTGGCGATCTCCGGACTGCACGTAACGTTGGTCAGCGCCGGTTTTTTGTGGTTGATGGAGCGATTGGGTTTGACACGTGAGTGGTCCTTGGTGGCAGCGATTCTCTTTATCGCCGGCTACGTGTTGTTGGTAGGAGCAAGTCCATCAGCCGTCCGTGCCGGACTGATGGGGGGACTCGGGTTGTGGGCCGTGCGAGCGCGAAAACAGATCGAGATACGTCAGCTGTGGGGGATAGCTCTGCTGCTGATGCTGCTGTGTAACCCGTATCAGCTATGGCAAGTGGGGTTTCAGCTATCCTTCTGTGTCACTCTTGGTCTGATCCTGTATGTGCCGATTCTGATGGAATCGCCGTTGCCACGCAGTAGCTGGCTTCGTTCCTCGATGGCTGTCGCCACCTCGGCGGCGCTTGTTTCGTTTCCGTTTCTCATCTACTGGTTTCACCAGTTCTCACCGCTCTCTTGGCTGCTCAACCTGCTCGTCGTGCCTCTTCTCTCGCTCATCGTACTTCCGGCCGGCTATGCGGCTCTGGTTGTCTCCTTTCTCTTTCCGCCACTTGGTTCTTTGATCGGGCAGTTGGTGAACGGGCTGCTGCCTCATCTGCATCATGGACTCAGCTGGCTGCATGATCGATCGCTGCCCTTTTCCCATTGGCCCCATCCTCACTGGTGGTGGTTGGCCGGGTACGCGATATGGCTCATTTCCATTCCGATAGGGTGGCACCTCGGCTATCAGCGTCGGCGTGATTTTCTGGTGTATGGGACTGTTTTCTGTTTGCTGCTGGTTGCCGCCCGGCAGCCGTTGGACGGAACAGACGAGGTGCGGATCACCTTTCTTGACGTGGGGCAGGGTGATTCTATCGTTGTCGAAGTCACCAATGAAACAGTATACTTAATAGATGGCGGCGGTATTGTCCGAATCGGGCAAACGGAACGATGGAGAGAGAAAAAAGATCCGTTTGATCCCGGGAAGGATATCGTCGTGCCATATTTGCGCTCGCGTGGGATTGAGCAAATCGATCGGCTGGTCGCCACCCACGGCGATCAGGATCACATCGGCGGACTGCCTGCTGTAGCAGCTCGCATGCCCATTGCAGCAGCGCTGCTGAATGGAACACCTCCCTCCAGAGGGGACAGGGAGCTGCTGGCGTCGTTAGCCAGGCGGGGCGTACCGCTGGTAACCGGACAGCCAGGAGTGAGCTGGGAGGACGTTCCTGGAGTGGTTTGGACGTGGCTTTCACCTGATGGAAGCAACATGTCTGGAAAAGGTGAAAAAAACGATGCCTCGGTTGTTCTGCTGCTCACGGCATACGGGACCCGAGTACTGTTCACAGGCGACATTGAGCAAGCCGCAGAAGAACGGCTGTTACATAGCTATTCACCATTGCTGTCAACTGTCGATGTATTAAAAGTAGCCCATCATGGCAGCAAGACTTCGACAACGGCGGCATTCCTGGAGCGCATGCAGCCACAAGCTGCCGTCATCTCGGTTGGCCGCAACAACCGCTACGGTCATCCTTCATCCGATGTGCTCGCACGTCTTGAAGAGGCGGGGACGACTGTTTTTCGGACGGATCGACACGGAGCGATTACACTGATACTACGACCTGATGGAATGGAATGGCAGATTCAAAATAAAGTGTACGGTTTGCAACCTTTCCGAGCAGCGTCACGTCAGTAA
- a CDS encoding CdaR family transcriptional regulator, with product MTLLTREIAEAIVKETMNRLHRNINIMDESGVIIASGDPTRVGERHEGALQVVRTGRALIIKQAEANRWPGSRSGINLPIQFQDKIVGVIGITGRPEEVEEFGGIVKMTTELMIKQSYLASQLEWLQHTKEMVIEELIKSQIDHERIDQLLHMLALKLSPPYQLFLIELKERTIQNHVLMRQIEQIVGPERHLIGFVNVHRLFILLSGLTEERCKDKLLSIANALDHAGLTFRVGCGTEVHEREKISTAYQEAALALTVGGEGERIILYSDVQTKALIYEMNDEVKQRYITRIFARTSPKLIKTLQVFFACNCNITETAKSLYVHRNTLIYRLKKIKEETGCDPQLFQDAVSLQMAAWMFEQDTSD from the coding sequence ATGACATTGTTAACCCGTGAGATAGCCGAGGCGATTGTCAAAGAAACGATGAATCGGTTGCATCGGAATATAAATATCATGGATGAATCAGGTGTGATTATTGCCTCTGGTGATCCGACGCGTGTTGGGGAGCGACATGAAGGAGCTCTGCAAGTGGTGAGAACTGGCAGAGCACTCATCATCAAACAGGCAGAGGCCAATCGGTGGCCGGGCAGTCGCTCCGGGATCAACCTGCCGATCCAGTTTCAAGACAAAATCGTTGGTGTGATCGGCATCACCGGTCGTCCAGAGGAGGTGGAGGAATTCGGCGGTATTGTAAAGATGACGACCGAGTTGATGATCAAGCAATCCTACCTAGCCTCCCAATTGGAGTGGCTGCAGCATACAAAGGAAATGGTGATCGAAGAGCTGATCAAATCCCAGATCGACCATGAACGCATCGACCAACTGCTTCATATGCTTGCCCTAAAGCTATCCCCTCCTTATCAGCTATTTCTCATCGAGCTAAAGGAGAGAACCATTCAAAATCACGTGCTAATGAGGCAAATCGAGCAGATCGTCGGTCCAGAGCGGCATCTGATCGGTTTTGTCAACGTCCATCGGCTGTTCATCTTACTATCGGGGTTGACAGAGGAACGCTGCAAGGACAAGCTGCTGTCCATCGCAAATGCACTCGACCATGCAGGGCTTACATTTCGAGTCGGCTGCGGAACAGAGGTACACGAACGAGAGAAGATCTCTACCGCCTACCAGGAAGCAGCGCTTGCCCTAACAGTCGGAGGAGAAGGAGAGAGAATCATCCTTTATTCCGACGTTCAAACAAAAGCGCTGATCTATGAGATGAATGACGAGGTGAAACAACGATACATCACACGCATCTTCGCCAGGACCTCGCCGAAACTGATCAAAACCCTGCAGGTCTTTTTTGCGTGCAACTGCAACATTACCGAAACAGCTAAATCCTTGTATGTTCATCGTAATACACTGATTTACCGCTTAAAGAAGATCAAAGAAGAGACCGGCTGCGATCCGCAACTGTTTCAAGATGCTGTTTCCTTGCAGATGGCCGCCTGGATGTTTGAGCAGGATACATCTGACTAG
- the holA gene encoding DNA polymerase III subunit delta: MPLHTAVQAIKEKQYASVYVLYGTETYLMDEFVSFASREIVPPDSADLNLSRYDCAEVPLQSILEDAETLPFLAEHRVVIAANAYFLTGAKPPSKLEHNLAALEQYLEQPPAYASILFLVYADKLDERKKLVKSLKKQATVLSFAPLRDGDLLAWVQRRAERHGVRMERVRVQQLVDRVGSDLRLLNNELEKLALYLGTPGAVITDDVIEQLTPRTLEQDVFRLVDAVVAGRLPEAFRTLYDCLLTGEEPLKLLALLARQFRLLLHVKLWAPRGYSQQQLAGMLKVHPFAVKKAMEQTRYFDEASLRRLLGLFAEEDFRIKSGQVDKRLALELLMTRVAAELKPAR; the protein is encoded by the coding sequence ATGCCGCTGCACACGGCCGTGCAAGCGATAAAAGAGAAGCAGTACGCCTCGGTGTACGTACTGTACGGAACAGAGACGTATTTGATGGACGAGTTTGTCTCGTTTGCCAGTCGTGAAATTGTCCCGCCAGATAGTGCCGACTTGAACCTCAGTCGGTATGACTGTGCGGAAGTACCGCTGCAGTCGATCCTAGAGGATGCGGAGACCCTGCCGTTTTTGGCAGAGCACAGAGTGGTGATTGCTGCTAACGCCTATTTTTTGACGGGAGCAAAACCTCCGAGCAAACTGGAGCATAATCTTGCTGCGTTGGAACAGTATCTCGAACAGCCGCCAGCGTACGCGTCGATCCTGTTTCTGGTCTATGCCGACAAGCTGGATGAACGGAAGAAACTGGTCAAGAGCTTGAAAAAACAGGCGACCGTGCTCTCGTTCGCTCCGTTGCGGGATGGCGACCTGCTCGCTTGGGTACAACGGCGGGCGGAGCGTCATGGGGTACGGATGGAACGGGTACGGGTACAGCAGTTGGTCGACAGGGTCGGATCCGACCTGCGTCTGTTAAACAACGAGTTGGAGAAACTGGCCCTTTACCTGGGTACGCCGGGTGCGGTCATCACCGATGATGTGATTGAGCAGTTGACACCCCGTACGTTGGAGCAGGATGTGTTCAGGCTGGTCGACGCGGTTGTTGCGGGTAGGCTGCCGGAAGCATTTCGCACACTGTACGACTGTCTGTTGACAGGAGAAGAACCGCTCAAGCTGCTCGCGCTGCTGGCCCGACAGTTCCGGCTGCTGCTGCATGTCAAGCTGTGGGCTCCACGCGGATACAGCCAACAGCAGTTGGCCGGCATGCTAAAGGTGCACCCGTTTGCCGTGAAGAAAGCGATGGAACAGACGCGATACTTTGATGAAGCATCTCTGCGCCGCTTGCTGGGGCTGTTCGCGGAGGAAGACTTCCGCATCAAATCAGGTCAAGTGGACAAGCGGTTGGCGTTGGAACTGTTGATGACCCGTGTAGCCGCTGAATTGAAGCCAGCGCGGTAG
- a CDS encoding TetR-like C-terminal domain-containing protein, whose translation MCPRIGLDVPTILQAAAEIADVHGVDAITLASLAKKLDVRPPSLYNHIDGLHGLRKKLSIYGLEQLYSIMTQVAVGRSGDEAVRALGEAYVTFARTHPGLYEAALVGPDLRDPDVQRAGNQIVDLLLRVLGAYDLGDEAALHVVRGLRSIFHGFASLEQQGGFQLRLDRDVSLRLLIDTYLAGIRSMHGRIHEINNR comes from the coding sequence ATGTGCCCACGAATCGGTCTTGATGTACCTACCATCCTGCAAGCCGCCGCGGAGATTGCTGACGTACACGGTGTTGATGCCATCACCCTGGCCTCTTTGGCAAAAAAACTGGATGTGCGCCCTCCTTCGCTGTACAACCATATCGACGGGCTGCACGGTTTGCGAAAAAAACTTTCTATTTACGGCCTGGAACAGCTCTACAGCATCATGACTCAGGTCGCTGTGGGACGTTCCGGGGATGAAGCGGTGCGGGCACTTGGAGAAGCATATGTGACATTTGCCCGGACGCATCCCGGATTGTACGAAGCTGCACTCGTTGGCCCTGATCTGCGCGATCCAGACGTTCAGCGGGCGGGAAATCAAATCGTCGACCTGCTTCTCCGCGTGCTGGGCGCCTACGACCTGGGAGACGAGGCCGCCTTACATGTCGTACGCGGCTTGCGCAGTATTTTCCACGGTTTTGCTTCTCTTGAGCAGCAAGGTGGGTTTCAACTCAGGCTCGATCGGGATGTGAGCCTCCGGCTATTAATTGATACGTATCTTGCAGGGATTCGTTCGATGCATGGAAGGATACACGAGATTAACAATCGTTAA
- the asnB gene encoding asparagine synthase (glutamine-hydrolyzing): MCGIASLYNKQQAPVRPDVIEAMTNIILHRGPDDDGFLIDNHIALGFRRLSIIDLEGGHQPLANETKEIWIVGNGEIYNYKELQDWLKQRGHVFETGSDIETILHLYEEVGFDAPKHLRGMFGFTIWDGRKQLLFGARDHFGIKPLYYTETGDSIAVASEIKSLLELPGFQREVNETAFYHYLTFQYVPDPQTMYKGIYRIPPAHSFVVKDDAITVTPYWEVSFAPDESKPFSYYVEGTREILMESVDKHRMSDVPRGAFLSSGVDSSSIVGMLKTFEPVKTFSVGSDIPGYSELEYARRTAQYLGTEHHEVTISAKRYMQELPRLIWHQDEPVADPSAILLYFVAELASEHVTVVLSGEGADEFFGGYNIYREPQSLRMFAPLPRWMKGTIRSLAEKLPDNVKGKNFLIRGSKTVEERFFGNALIFSEELKQQVVTEDIFHSAKYQSPWEVTDGIYQRATHYDDVTKMQFLDIHTWLRGNILMKADKMTMANSLELRVPFIDPKVFEFAATIPTKYKIAAGTTKHVLREAMKEFLPPEIKTRPKLGFPVPTRHWLKQEFYQWAKELIFESKVDHLINKAYVLYMLDEHREGHADYSRKIWTILVFMLWHQIFIEQRYDFGPYVSPAVALRRKNTKTLQQIG; encoded by the coding sequence ATGTGTGGAATTGCATCACTCTACAACAAACAACAAGCGCCGGTTCGTCCGGACGTGATCGAAGCGATGACCAATATCATCCTGCATCGCGGTCCGGACGATGACGGTTTTTTGATAGACAATCACATCGCACTCGGATTTCGTCGGCTGAGCATCATCGACTTGGAAGGCGGCCACCAGCCGCTGGCCAACGAAACAAAAGAGATCTGGATTGTCGGCAACGGGGAAATCTACAACTACAAGGAACTGCAGGATTGGTTGAAACAGCGGGGACATGTGTTTGAGACCGGTTCCGACATTGAGACCATCCTGCACCTCTACGAAGAAGTGGGCTTTGACGCCCCCAAACATCTGCGCGGGATGTTTGGCTTTACCATCTGGGATGGCCGGAAACAACTGCTGTTCGGAGCACGCGATCACTTCGGCATCAAACCGCTCTACTACACAGAGACCGGAGATTCGATCGCCGTCGCCAGCGAGATCAAGAGCTTGCTGGAGCTGCCCGGGTTTCAGCGGGAAGTGAACGAGACGGCGTTTTATCACTATCTGACGTTTCAATACGTACCTGATCCCCAAACCATGTACAAAGGAATCTACCGCATCCCGCCGGCGCACAGCTTTGTGGTCAAAGACGATGCGATCACAGTCACACCGTACTGGGAAGTCTCCTTTGCTCCGGACGAGAGCAAGCCGTTTTCCTATTACGTGGAAGGCACCCGTGAGATCCTGATGGAATCGGTCGACAAACACCGGATGAGCGATGTGCCGCGTGGTGCGTTTCTCTCCAGCGGCGTCGACTCCAGCAGTATTGTCGGGATGCTGAAAACATTTGAACCAGTCAAAACCTTTTCTGTCGGCTCCGACATTCCCGGTTACAGTGAGCTGGAGTACGCGCGGCGAACGGCCCAATACCTGGGCACCGAGCATCACGAAGTAACAATCTCTGCCAAACGGTACATGCAGGAGCTGCCACGGCTGATCTGGCATCAGGATGAGCCGGTGGCCGATCCTTCGGCGATCCTGCTCTATTTCGTCGCCGAACTGGCCAGCGAACACGTAACTGTAGTACTGTCCGGTGAAGGCGCCGATGAGTTTTTCGGAGGATACAACATCTACCGCGAGCCGCAGTCGCTGCGTATGTTTGCTCCGCTCCCCCGCTGGATGAAAGGAACGATCCGCTCCCTCGCCGAGAAGCTGCCCGACAACGTAAAGGGGAAAAACTTCCTCATCCGCGGCTCTAAAACAGTGGAGGAGCGCTTCTTTGGCAACGCCCTGATTTTCAGTGAAGAACTGAAACAGCAGGTGGTGACGGAGGATATCTTCCATTCGGCGAAGTATCAGTCGCCATGGGAGGTTACCGATGGGATTTACCAAAGAGCCACCCACTATGACGACGTAACCAAGATGCAGTTTCTCGACATCCACACCTGGCTGCGCGGCAATATCCTGATGAAAGCAGACAAGATGACGATGGCCAACTCGCTGGAACTGCGTGTACCGTTTATCGATCCAAAAGTCTTTGAGTTTGCCGCTACCATCCCCACCAAGTACAAAATAGCGGCTGGCACAACCAAACACGTCCTGCGCGAAGCGATGAAGGAGTTTCTGCCGCCGGAGATCAAGACCCGTCCCAAACTGGGCTTCCCGGTACCGACCCGCCACTGGTTGAAACAGGAGTTCTACCAGTGGGCAAAGGAGCTGATCTTCGAGAGCAAGGTGGATCATTTGATCAACAAGGCGTACGTCCTCTACATGCTGGACGAACATCGTGAGGGTCATGCCGACTACAGCCGGAAAATCTGGACGATTCTCGTCTTCATGCTCTGGCATCAGATCTTCATTGAGCAGAGGTACGACTTTGGACCATATGTCAGCCCGGCAGTGGCCCTGCGGCGGAAAAATACCAAAACACTGCAGCAGATCGGATAA
- a CDS encoding helix-hairpin-helix domain-containing protein, with protein sequence MLFDLWERYRTIVIVLGMAVVVVCAWMFYPGNAREDPVLPLNHYVHAMESEEEQVKGQAAKTSPSSEPDEADKSTEKPALKMYVDIKGSVQHPGLYQFFENDRVQHVITVAGGFLPDADISRVNLAQPLADGMVIWVPQKGDDSPPPYPPANCICQTAGAATTGASSASGDANGLTADGKINLNRATLQQLMTLPGVGETRAKAIITYREQNGAFSRPEELKNVTGIGEKTYAELANHIAAP encoded by the coding sequence ATGCTGTTTGATCTGTGGGAACGTTATCGGACGATCGTGATTGTACTGGGAATGGCAGTAGTCGTGGTTTGTGCGTGGATGTTTTATCCTGGGAATGCACGGGAGGACCCAGTCTTGCCATTGAACCATTATGTCCATGCTATGGAATCCGAAGAAGAGCAAGTGAAGGGTCAGGCTGCAAAAACCAGCCCATCGTCTGAACCGGATGAGGCGGACAAATCAACGGAAAAGCCAGCCCTAAAGATGTATGTCGATATAAAAGGAAGTGTACAGCATCCCGGCTTGTATCAGTTCTTCGAAAACGACCGGGTACAGCACGTGATCACGGTAGCAGGCGGTTTTTTGCCCGACGCGGACATCAGCCGCGTCAACCTCGCTCAGCCGTTGGCTGATGGCATGGTGATCTGGGTTCCACAAAAGGGAGATGACAGCCCTCCCCCCTATCCTCCTGCCAACTGCATCTGTCAGACTGCTGGTGCAGCGACTACAGGCGCATCATCTGCCTCAGGGGACGCCAATGGTCTGACCGCAGACGGCAAAATCAATCTGAATCGTGCTACGCTGCAGCAGTTGATGACCCTTCCCGGAGTTGGCGAGACACGGGCCAAGGCGATTATCACCTATCGAGAGCAGAACGGAGCCTTTTCCCGGCCGGAAGAGTTGAAAAATGTGACAGGGATCGGTGAGAAAACCTACGCCGAACTGGCGAACCATATTGCCGCTCCCTAA
- a CDS encoding RNA polymerase sigma factor has product MGEAELVRRAQTGDHDALVELLRSIENSVYRSAFYILGNEQDALDASQEALIRIYQKIHLFQEKAKFSTWVQRIVSNICMDRFRSKKDAISLDEHELVLPDKNNVEEAILLTSLSSDVQSAINKLPKQYRLVIVLRYLQDFSYQEIADTLELPLNTVKSYLFRARQQLQELLHDYEKGGVG; this is encoded by the coding sequence ATGGGTGAAGCAGAGCTGGTCAGAAGAGCTCAGACCGGTGACCACGATGCATTGGTCGAGCTGCTTCGTTCGATTGAGAACTCTGTTTACCGGAGCGCTTTCTATATCCTTGGCAATGAACAAGATGCGCTAGATGCCTCTCAAGAAGCGCTGATTCGGATTTATCAAAAAATCCACTTGTTTCAGGAAAAAGCGAAGTTTTCCACCTGGGTGCAGCGGATCGTCAGCAACATCTGCATGGATCGGTTTCGCTCCAAAAAAGATGCGATCTCCCTTGACGAGCATGAACTGGTATTGCCGGACAAAAACAATGTGGAAGAAGCAATTCTTCTGACCAGTTTGTCAAGCGACGTGCAGAGCGCAATCAACAAGCTGCCGAAACAGTACCGCTTGGTGATTGTGCTGCGCTATCTGCAGGATTTTTCATACCAGGAGATTGCTGATACGCTGGAGCTTCCGCTGAACACCGTGAAGTCCTATCTCTTTCGGGCCAGGCAGCAGTTGCAGGAGTTGTTACACGATTACGAGAAAGGGGGAGTTGGGTGA